The uncultured Carboxylicivirga sp. genomic interval TATCATTCTTTTGGCACTTACTTTCGGCATTATCAACACCATGCTGATGGCCGTATTGGAACGAACCAAAGAATTGGGGATGCTAATGTCCATTGGGATGAATAAAGCGCGTGTGTTTAAAATGATAATGATCGAAACCGTATTTCTATCATTGATTGGCGGCGTGGTTGGAATCATTATGGGGGCTGCTGTAACTCTCGCAACCGCCAACTCTGGTATCGATATTTCAGTTGTATCAGAAGGATTCGGTGCCATGGGCTACGATTCCATTGTTTATCCTGTATTGAAGATTAAAAATGTGATTGATGTTGTGATAATGGTATTTATCACAGGAATGTTGGCGGCCATCTACCCAGCCCTTAAGGCTCTTAAATTAAAACCAGCAGAAGCTATTCGTATCGACATGTAAAACACTAAAATCCAAACACAATGAATGTAATTGAAGTAAAAAAACTGACTAAGATATATAACGATTCAGAAGTAAAAGTACATGCTGTACAAGGTATCGATCTTGAAATTCAAGAGGGTGAATTTACCGCAATTGTTGGGCCATCAGGATGTGGAAAAACCACCTTTCTGAATATGTTGGGAGGACTGGATCAACCTACCGAAGGAACCATCCGAATTGGTAACACTATGGTAAACGAACTACATTCATCCGAATTAATTGATTTCAGACTGCACAATATTGGTTTTGTTTTTCAGGCTTATAACCTGATACCTGTTTTAACCGCCAAAGAGAATGTGGAGTTTATTATGCAACTGCAAGGGCGAAAAAAGGAAGAGCGAGATCAAAGAGCAATTAGCTTGTTAACCGAAGTGGGGTTGGGTGATCGCATTGACGCACGACCATCACGACTCTCTGGAGGTCAGCAACAACGCGTGGCAGTAGCACGAGCCTTAGCCTCCAAACCTAAATTTGTTTTGGCTGATGAACCCACAGCCAATCTCGATTCTACTTCAACAGAAACCTTGCTTGATATTATGGAAAAGTTGAATCGCGAAGAAAATATCACATTCATATTCAGCACTCATGATGCACGTGTGGTGAATAAAGCACGTCGTGTTATACAGCTCGAAGACGGTAAAATCATTAAAGACGAACGTAAAGGCTAATTTCTACTATGCTTTATGGAACGGTTCTTTATCTGAAGCTTATAAATAAGAACCGTTCCATAGACATAAATTATTGAATCATGTTACAACCTAAATTAAAAATACTCATATTACTGTTAACCCTGATTCCATCAGTTGCTTCGGCTCAATTCGGCGATTCGGATAAAAAGCTGGTGATAAATGGCTACCTGGTAAATATGCAATCGGTTTCCATATCAAAGATCCCCTTTGAAGTTCCTGATTCGCTTGATTTTTTAAAGCGTGGCGATAACAACATATATATCACTGATATTTATTTTCAAAACCGCTTAAACCTGTTTTGGTATGCCAGCGACAAACTCACCATTTCAGCACAAATGCGAAACCGTTTGATGGTGGGCGATCAAATGCGATTGGATTATACTCAACAATTAGAGAATAGCTTTGAAAAGAATGGTAATTTCTTCAATCCTTCGTGGAACCTGGCTGTTGGTAACAGTTACATACTTAATATGGCTTTCGATCGTATTTATGCCGAGTATTCATCGGGTAACTTGGACCTGACTGTTGGTAAACAACGTATCAATTGGGGAAAAACCTTTGCATTTAACCCTAACG includes:
- a CDS encoding ABC transporter ATP-binding protein, with the protein product MNVIEVKKLTKIYNDSEVKVHAVQGIDLEIQEGEFTAIVGPSGCGKTTFLNMLGGLDQPTEGTIRIGNTMVNELHSSELIDFRLHNIGFVFQAYNLIPVLTAKENVEFIMQLQGRKKEERDQRAISLLTEVGLGDRIDARPSRLSGGQQQRVAVARALASKPKFVLADEPTANLDSTSTETLLDIMEKLNREENITFIFSTHDARVVNKARRVIQLEDGKIIKDERKG